A window from Engraulis encrasicolus isolate BLACKSEA-1 chromosome 11, IST_EnEncr_1.0, whole genome shotgun sequence encodes these proteins:
- the LOC134457866 gene encoding uncharacterized protein K02A2.6-like, protein MAMATPPFEHPRIDWDAADLYQEFSRFRSHVAFVFDGPLSELSGKQQAGWLGMWIGEQGREIYKTLTWADGDKEDPEKVLDKFEAYVRPRKNKRIARHRFKQRKQGTSEGFDNFVKDLRILLMDCEYTNPDDMLIDGIIAGVYEKKVQERLLDQGETLTLVKALEIAQQYEMSRKQMKIVRDESSCSQVSMVAENAPPRAASQNRKTRYPPERSRFAQQKPLASCPSCGKHPEHKWNDGKCPAKGSTCSYCHKANHWMAVCRKRAVHSLDVAEHETDEEILNISLTDTVHPVNSLAADKWAIHVNILSQEVPFRIDTGAKCNTLTLSSYQKLVHAGELKRSNKLLRSYSNHKLKPVAAVDLPIRHKEQTVKAEFEIVDIAQESVLSGSTAEALGLIARLNSLHATSEKRQCKASLSEAIPQGLCDFPELVRTTGTLPGKYTIKIQPNAKGVVHPVRRQPAALKEKIVQKLHEMEEDGYIARVEQPTEWVSSMVAVYRGDKIRICIDPSDLNKVIKREHYPMRTVEEVVASMPGAQIFSVLDAKSGFLQIELDEESSVLTTFNTPIGRFRWLRLPFGIKCAPEIYQRIMDGMLEGITGAIAIMDDILIAAPSVEVHDEILRKVIERATSYNLKLNFNKCHIRQSQVSYVGHLLTADGLKPDPAKVEAVRAMAAPTDKEGIRRFLGFVTYLSKFIPNLSEEDAPLRQLLKSNVEFSWQPAQEKAFARLKDLCSHPPVLKYFDPAQPVDIFCDASSSGLGAVLLQDNHPVAFSSRSLTDAETRYAQIEKETLSIVHACAKFHNYIFGKPVTVYNDHKPLEDIFKKSLLATPMRIQRMRLRLQWYDLTVRYRKGKDMELPDTLSRAQLPYNTPELKELECVSMLNYVAVSGERYAELKECTERELSSLQNTIQRGWPLKRRKAPAAVQPYWDSRSQLAICDGVIYKGLRIVVPPTMRQRMLKLIHQSHLGMVKNKRRAREVLYWPGMNAQIEEMVRDCTMCAEYQNRLPKLPLKPTETPELPFEQVASDIFEFEGKHYIILVDYFSKFIEVDELKDQRSRTTIEVLKSQFSRHGIPAVIRTDNGPQYGCEEFRDFCQTYGIVHQSSSPHTPHSNGEAERAVQTVKRMWNKASDKHLALLNYRTTPLESVELSPAQLLMGRRPRNQLPAARQLLIPKAYDSSKVRDILDRSKALQKHYHDRNRTTPHRSTLQPGEEVRMQPYPGNRKWSPAVVIRKHSAPRSYVVDHGGKEFRRNIQHLRKSTATANQSRHFMPDDTWGEPATDPDPAVPPGPAILPVVQPGPAVQPGTPIDRAG, encoded by the coding sequence ATGGCTATGGCTACACCACCGTTTGAGCACCCAAGGATCGACTGGGATGCGGCTGATTTATATCAAGAATTCAGCAGGTTTCGAAGTCACGTTGCCTTCGTGTTTGATGGACCCCTATCCGAGCTAAGCGGGAAGCAACAGGCCGGCTGGCTAGGTATGTGGATAGGAGAGCAAGGCAGGGAAATTTACAAAACTCTGACCTGGGCTGATGGAGATAAGGAGGATCCGGAAAAAGTACTGGACAAGTTTGAAGCCTACGTTAGACCGAGGAAGAATAAGAGGATCGCTCGTCACCGCTTCAAACAGAGGAAACAAGGTACGAGTGAGGGATTTGACAACTTTGTGAAAGACTTACGAATACTGTTGATGGACTGTGAATATACAAACCCAGATGACATGCTTATCGATGGCATTATCGCCGGTGTCTATGAGAAAAAAGTACAAGAACGATTGCTTGACCAAGGGGAAACGTTGACGCTGGTTAAGGCTTTAGAAATTGCGCAGCAATATGAAATGTCCCGAAAGCAAATGAAAATTGTCCGCGATGAATCCTCATGCTCGCAAGTGTCTATGGTAGCGGAAAACGCGCCACCCAGAGCTGCTAGTCAAAATCGGAAAACTCGCTATCCCCCCGAGCGTTCAAGGTTTGCTCAGCAGAAGCCACTAGCCTCCTGTCCTAGCTGTGGCAAGCACCCCGAGCATAAGTGGAACGATGGAAAGTGTCCAGCCAAAGGCTCTACATGCTCGTACTGCCACAAAGCGAACCACTGGATGGCTGTGTGCCGCAAACGTGCTGTTCATTCGCTTGACGTAGCAGAGCAcgagacagatgaagagattCTAAACATTAGCCTGACTGACACTGTACACCCTGTTAACTCGCTAGCAGCTGATAAATGGGCGATACACGTGAACATTCTGTCTCAGGAAGTCCCGTTTAGAATAGATACTGGAGCCAAATGCAATACTCTGACTCTGAGCAGCTACCAGAAGCTCGTACATGCAGGTGAGTTGAAGCGCTCCAACAAGCTGCTGCGCTCTTACTCAAATCACAAGCTCAAGCCAGTAGCTGCAGTTGATCTGCCAATTCGCCATAAAGAGCAAACAGTGAAGGCCGAATTCGAGATAGTGGATATTGCCCAGGAGAGTGTACTTAGTGGGTCCACAGCTGAAGCTTTAGGCTTGATAGCAAGACTTAACTCCCTGCATGCCACCTCTGAGAAACGGCAGTGCAAGGCCAGCCTTTCAGAGGCTATCCCACAAGGCCTATGTGACTTTCCTGAACTGGTTCGCACAACAGGGACCTTACCTGGCAAGTACACAATAAAAATTCAGCCGAACGCCAAAGGGGTTGTCCATCCTGTGCGCAGGCAGCCCGCCGCGCTTAAAGAAAAGATTGTGCAGAAACTACATGAAATGGAGGAAGATGGATACATTGCTAGGGTGGAGCAGCCCACTGAATGGGTCAGCTCTATGGTGGCAGTCTACAGGGGAGACAAGATCAGAATCTGCATAGATCCCAGCGATCTCAATAAAGTAATCAAAAGAGAGCACTACCCAATGCGGACCGTAGAGGAAGTTGTGGCCTCCATGCCGGGCGCACAGATCTTCTCTGTCCTCGATGCCAAATCGGGTTTCCTCCAAATTGAACTGGATGAAGAGTCCTCAGTACTCACAACTTTCAACACGCCCATTGGCAGATTCAGGTGGCTAAGGCTACCATTTGGCATCAAATGTGCACCTGAAATATACCAGCGCATCATGGATGGCATGCTTGAGGGCATCACGGGAGCCATAGCCATCATGGATGACATATTGATTGCAGCCCCCAGCGTAGAAGTGCACGATGAAATCCTGCGCAAGGTGATTGAGCGAGCAACCAGCTACAATTTAAAGCTGAATTTCAATAAGTGCCACATTCGCCAAAGCCAGGTGTCATACGTGGGCCACTTACTGACTGCAGATGGTCTGAAACCAGACCCAGCCAAAGTCGAAGCTGTCAGAGCCATGGCAGCACCCACTGATAAAGAAGGGATACGCCGATTCCTGGGATTTGTCACATATCTGTCCAAATTCATACCCAACCTGAGTGAAGAAGATGCACCTCTGCGACAACTTCTTAAAAGCAATGTGGAATTCTCATGGCAACCAGCACAGGAAAAAGCCTTCGCCAGGCTCAAAGACCTCTGTTCGCATCCTCCAGTACTGAAGTACTTTGATCCAGCGCAGCCTGTGGACATATTCTGTGACGCCAGCAGCAGTGGGTTGGGCGCTGTACTACTGCAAGACAATCATCCAGTCGCTTTCTCATCCAGGTCTCTGACGGATGCTGAGACTCGCTATGCGCAGATAGAAAAAGAGACGCTGTCTATCGTCCACGCATGCGCCAAATTCCATAATTACATCTTTGGCAAGCCCGTCACAGTGTATAATGACCACAAGCCACTGGAGGATATTTTCAAAAAGTCCCTCCTGGCTACACCCATGCGCATTCAGAGGATGCGCCTCCGCCTGCAATGGTACGATTTGACGGTCAGATACAGGAAAGGGAAGGATATGGAGCTGCCAGACACACTGTCAAGAGCCCAGCTGCCATACAACACTCCAGAGCTGAAGGAGTtggagtgtgtgtccatgctgaACTACGTGGCTGTGAGTGGGGAGAGGTACGCGGAGCTCAAGGAGTGCACAGAGAGGGAACTTAGCTCTCTGCAGAATACAATACAGCGCGGATGGCCATTGAAAAGGAGGAAGGCACCAGCAGCTGTCCAGCCGTACTGGGACTCAAGATCCCAGCTTGCGATATGCGATGGAGTGATATACAAGGGGCTGCGCATAGTTGTCCCACCCACTATGAGGCAACGCATGTTAAAGCTCATACACCAATCTCACCTTGGAATGGTGAAGAATAAGCGAAGAGCGCGGGAAGTACTTTACTGGCCAGGCATGAATGCTCAGATAGAGGAAATGGTGAGAGATTGCACCATGTGCGCAGAATACCAAAATAGGCTACCCAAATTGCCACTGAAACCGACAGAAACTCCTGAGCTTCCCTTTGAACAGGTGGCCTCAGACATTTTTGAGTTTGAAGGCAAACATTACATTATTTTAGTGGACTATTTTTCAAAGTTCATTGAGGTAGATGAACTAAAAGACCAGCGCAGCCGCACCACCATCGAGGTGCTGAAATCTCAGTTCAGTAGACATGGCATCCCCGCCGTCATTCGAACAGACAACGGGCCGCAGTATGGATGTGAGGAGTTCAGAGATTTCTGTCAAACTTATGGCATTGTGCATCAGTCCTCATCCCCTCACACTCCTCACTCTaacggagaggcagagagagcagtGCAAACGGTGAAAAGAATGTGGAACAAGGCTTCAGATAAACACTTGGCCCTGCTCAACTACAGGACGACCCCCCTAGAATCAGTGGAACTGTCTCCTGCACAGCTCCTGATGGGTAGGAGACCCAGGAACCAACTCCCTGCTGCCCGACAGCTGCTGATTCCCAAGGCGTACGACTCCTCTAAAGTCAGAGACATACTCGACCGATCCAAAGCCCTCCAGAAGCATTACCATGATAGAAACAGAACAACTCCACACCGCTCGACACTGCAACCGGGAGAAGAGGTGAGGATGCAACCATACCCAGGCAACAGAAAGTGGTCTCCGGCAGTCGTCATCCGAAAACACAGCGCGCCCAGGTCCTACGTCGTGGACCATGGTGGTAAGGAGTTCCGCCGCAACATACAGCATCTCCGAAAGAGCACAGCAACGGCCAACCAGTCGCGACACTTCATGCCAGACGACACATGGGGAGAACCGGCCACCGATCCAGATCCAGCCGTCCCGCCAGGCCCAGCCATCCTTCCGGTCGTCCAGCCAGGTCCAGCCGTCCAGCCAGGTACACCCATCGACAGAGCAG